One window from the genome of Labilithrix sp. encodes:
- a CDS encoding sugar kinase has translation MKKESALIVGSLAFDDLEMPTGVFNDVLGGAATYSSITASLLTPVRLVGVVGNDFPGAVLEDLKRRGVDTAGVEHADGKTFRWRGRYSPDLASRTTLDTQLNVFADFRPKIPPQFRATPFVLLGNIHPALQLEVLAQIEKPKLVMADTMNFWITGEPKLLGEVLKKVDMLVINDEEARDLTGIHNIVKAAADIRKRGPSRLIIKRGEHGALYFDAAGMFFAPAYPLEEVLDPTGAGDSFAGGLLGYIARAGEVDHQTIRRAIYFGSALGSFCVEGIGPKRLLDVTPRDLAERMKLFTSLVDTGGPVALGE, from the coding sequence ATGAAGAAAGAGTCTGCGCTCATCGTCGGGTCCCTCGCGTTCGACGACCTCGAGATGCCTACGGGCGTGTTCAACGACGTCCTCGGCGGCGCGGCGACGTACTCGTCGATCACGGCGTCGCTCCTCACGCCGGTCCGCCTCGTCGGCGTCGTCGGCAACGACTTCCCCGGCGCCGTGCTCGAGGACCTGAAGCGGCGCGGCGTCGACACCGCGGGGGTGGAGCACGCCGACGGCAAGACGTTCCGCTGGCGCGGCCGCTACTCGCCCGACCTCGCGAGCCGCACGACGCTCGACACGCAGCTCAACGTCTTCGCCGACTTCCGCCCGAAGATCCCGCCGCAGTTCCGCGCGACGCCGTTCGTGCTGCTCGGCAACATCCACCCCGCGCTCCAGCTCGAGGTGCTCGCCCAGATCGAGAAGCCGAAGCTCGTGATGGCGGACACGATGAACTTCTGGATCACGGGCGAGCCCAAGCTCCTCGGTGAGGTCCTGAAGAAGGTCGACATGCTCGTCATCAACGACGAGGAGGCGCGCGACCTCACCGGCATCCACAACATCGTGAAGGCGGCGGCGGACATCCGGAAGCGCGGCCCCTCCCGCCTCATCATCAAGCGCGGCGAGCACGGCGCGCTCTACTTCGACGCGGCGGGGATGTTCTTCGCCCCCGCCTACCCGCTCGAGGAGGTGCTCGACCCGACCGGCGCGGGCGACTCCTTCGCCGGCGGCCTCCTCGGCTACATCGCGCGCGCGGGCGAGGTCGACCACCAGACGATCCGCCGTGCGATCTACTTCGGCTCCGCGCTCGGCTCCTTCTGCGTCGAGGGCATCGGCCCGAAGCGCCTCCTCGACGTGACGCCGAGGGACCTCGCCGAGCGGATGAAGCTCTTCACCTCCCTGGTCGACACGGGCGGCCCCGTCGCGCTCGGGGAGTGA
- the mtnP gene encoding S-methyl-5'-thioadenosine phosphorylase, which yields MTNYTLGVLGGSGLYEMEGLRDVQELDVDTPYGKPSDVLVMGTFENGTQILFLPRHGRGHRIPPHQINFRANVCALKKAGATHLVSVSAVGSMKEEIAPGHLVVPDQFIDLTKRRITTFFEDGVAGHVPFADPVCKLMGPAVADAADKAGAKVHRGGTYICMEGPQFSTRAESRVYRTWGVSVIGMTSMPEAKLAREAELPFATLALATDYDCWHEHHDAVTVEQVVATMKGNVVLAKKTLVALAGMLPDPTKSIAHQASRGAVMTAGTAVSPEARARLSWLMDL from the coding sequence ATGACGAACTACACCCTCGGTGTCCTCGGCGGGAGCGGCCTCTACGAGATGGAGGGCCTCCGCGACGTGCAGGAGCTCGACGTCGACACGCCCTACGGCAAGCCGAGCGACGTGCTCGTGATGGGCACCTTCGAGAACGGGACGCAGATCCTCTTCCTCCCGCGGCACGGCCGCGGCCACCGCATCCCGCCGCATCAGATCAACTTCCGCGCGAACGTGTGCGCGCTGAAGAAGGCGGGCGCGACGCACCTCGTGAGCGTGAGCGCGGTCGGATCGATGAAGGAGGAGATCGCGCCCGGCCACCTCGTCGTGCCGGACCAGTTCATCGACCTCACGAAGCGGCGCATCACGACGTTCTTCGAGGACGGCGTCGCGGGGCACGTCCCGTTCGCGGACCCGGTCTGCAAGCTCATGGGCCCGGCCGTCGCCGACGCCGCCGACAAGGCCGGCGCGAAGGTCCACCGCGGCGGCACGTACATCTGCATGGAGGGCCCGCAGTTCTCGACCCGCGCGGAGAGCCGCGTCTACCGGACGTGGGGCGTCAGCGTGATCGGGATGACCTCGATGCCGGAGGCGAAGCTCGCGCGCGAGGCGGAGCTGCCGTTCGCGACCCTCGCGCTCGCGACCGACTACGACTGCTGGCACGAGCACCACGACGCGGTGACGGTCGAGCAGGTCGTCGCCACGATGAAGGGCAACGTCGTGCTCGCGAAGAAGACCCTCGTCGCCCTCGCCGGCATGCTCCCGGACCCGACGAAGAGCATCGCGCACCAAGCTTCGCGCGGCGCGGTGATGACGGCCGGTACGGCGGTGTCGCCCGAGGCCCGCGCGCGCCTTTCCTGGCTCATGGACCTCTAG
- a CDS encoding protein kinase, whose protein sequence is MQDTTQPTFSGGELLAGKYRVERMIGSGGMGVVLAARHEGLNTNVAIKLLRSVALDHTDVVGRFMREARAAVSLRSEHVARVFDVGTLEDGRPYIVMERLEGQDLGDVCEGPTLPTVTEAVDYVLQACEAIAEAHAAGIVHRDLKPKNLFLTRSVAGKPLVKVLDFGISKVDPSTPGEMQLTKTTEIIGSPSYMSPEQLRSARNVDARTDIWALGVILYELLTGRIPFYAETVTELVLVVVTERHPSIRSHRPEVPEGLEAVIDRCLAKQPEHRYQSVLELVQALEPFHGLTQTSATDRIRAVSSNRTNVLAATAPLPPGSVPGSGPVVLPLVSPSSGALPAAENRPSGPVKAQGTSVAWGETAVQPLSTIPVSPKPALVARSPYFVIGAAAIAAGLVVSAGIVMFTGRPDRKTPPPPISAGNDNPLPPGRKDLPPAVTPAAPPVTEPPAASALPEERKPTPPPAVKSAVPAAPRPPPPAPKPDDLDGIGRR, encoded by the coding sequence ATGCAGGACACGACGCAGCCCACCTTCTCCGGCGGCGAGCTCCTCGCCGGGAAATACCGCGTCGAGCGCATGATCGGCTCCGGCGGCATGGGCGTCGTCCTCGCCGCGCGCCACGAGGGGCTCAACACCAACGTCGCGATCAAGCTGCTCCGCTCCGTCGCGCTCGACCACACCGACGTGGTCGGCCGCTTCATGCGCGAGGCGCGCGCCGCGGTCAGCCTGCGGAGCGAGCACGTCGCCCGCGTCTTCGACGTCGGCACGCTCGAGGACGGTCGCCCCTACATCGTGATGGAGCGCCTCGAGGGTCAAGACCTCGGCGACGTCTGCGAGGGCCCGACGCTCCCCACCGTCACGGAGGCGGTCGACTACGTGCTCCAGGCCTGCGAGGCGATCGCGGAGGCGCACGCCGCCGGCATCGTCCATCGCGACCTCAAGCCGAAGAACCTCTTCCTCACGCGCTCGGTCGCGGGCAAGCCGCTCGTGAAGGTCCTCGACTTCGGCATCTCGAAGGTCGACCCCTCGACGCCCGGAGAGATGCAGCTCACGAAGACGACCGAGATCATCGGATCGCCGAGCTACATGTCGCCGGAGCAGCTGCGCTCCGCGCGCAACGTCGACGCGCGCACCGACATCTGGGCGCTCGGCGTCATCCTCTACGAGCTCCTCACCGGCCGCATCCCCTTCTACGCCGAGACCGTCACCGAGCTCGTGCTCGTCGTCGTGACCGAGCGCCATCCGTCGATCCGCTCGCACCGGCCGGAGGTGCCGGAGGGGCTCGAGGCCGTCATCGATCGCTGCCTCGCGAAGCAGCCCGAGCACCGCTACCAGAGCGTCCTCGAGCTCGTGCAGGCGCTCGAGCCGTTCCACGGCCTCACGCAGACGTCCGCGACCGACCGCATCCGCGCGGTGAGCTCGAACCGCACCAACGTGCTCGCCGCGACCGCGCCGCTGCCGCCCGGCTCCGTCCCCGGGAGCGGCCCGGTGGTGCTCCCGCTCGTCAGCCCGAGCTCCGGCGCGCTCCCCGCGGCCGAGAACCGCCCGTCCGGACCGGTCAAGGCGCAAGGGACCTCGGTCGCGTGGGGCGAGACCGCGGTGCAGCCGCTCTCGACCATCCCCGTCTCCCCGAAGCCCGCCCTCGTCGCGCGCTCGCCCTACTTCGTCATCGGCGCGGCGGCGATCGCGGCGGGCCTCGTCGTCTCCGCCGGGATCGTGATGTTCACCGGCCGGCCGGATCGAAAGACGCCGCCGCCGCCGATCTCCGCCGGGAACGACAATCCGCTGCCGCCGGGACGGAAGGACCTCCCGCCCGCCGTCACGCCCGCCGCGCCGCCGGTGACGGAGCCGCCCGCCGCGAGCGCGCTGCCCGAGGAGCGAAAGCCCACGCCGCCGCCGGCGGTGAAGTCGGCCGTCCCCGCCGCGCCGAGGCCGCCTCCTCCCGCGCCGAAGCCCGACGACCTCGACGGAATCGGCCGGCGCTGA
- a CDS encoding prolipoprotein diacylglyceryl transferase, with protein sequence MRPELFRLFDVGFPSYFVLLLSGFVFATGLGVLWARRIGLNPDVIVDLGLAMLLAGVVGSRILHVLADGHFMEYVHLCTDPSQVDWPFDKAECVSPVYDGVWDATRGVCHPKESDCFAWAKFWAGGLTYYGGFIGATVAAVFLLRRDRFPFWKAADMAGFAIPIGLGFGRMGCLLAGCCFGATTSLPWGLSFPPRSPASDAQAKANILQSARMWSAPVHPTQIYESALSLLVAVVCLYVVLPRKRYDGQVFAASLVLYACARFACEVLRRDDRGGFLGLSTSQLIGLGLIAAAAVIHVVRGKRARGTISPSAAT encoded by the coding sequence ATGCGGCCGGAGCTATTCCGCCTCTTCGACGTCGGGTTCCCGTCGTACTTCGTCCTCCTCTTGTCGGGCTTCGTGTTCGCGACGGGCCTCGGCGTGCTCTGGGCGCGGCGCATCGGGCTGAACCCCGACGTGATCGTCGACCTCGGGCTCGCGATGCTCCTCGCCGGCGTCGTCGGCTCGCGCATCCTGCACGTGCTCGCGGACGGTCACTTCATGGAGTACGTGCACCTCTGCACGGACCCGAGCCAGGTCGACTGGCCGTTCGACAAGGCGGAGTGCGTCTCGCCCGTGTACGACGGCGTCTGGGACGCGACGCGCGGCGTCTGCCATCCGAAGGAGAGCGACTGCTTCGCGTGGGCGAAGTTCTGGGCCGGCGGCCTCACGTATTACGGCGGCTTCATCGGCGCGACGGTGGCGGCGGTGTTCCTCCTCCGGCGCGATCGCTTCCCGTTCTGGAAGGCGGCGGACATGGCGGGGTTCGCGATCCCGATCGGGCTCGGCTTCGGCCGGATGGGGTGCCTCCTCGCGGGCTGCTGCTTCGGCGCGACGACCTCGCTGCCGTGGGGGCTCTCGTTCCCGCCGCGGAGCCCGGCGAGCGACGCGCAGGCGAAGGCGAACATATTGCAGAGTGCACGCATGTGGAGCGCGCCGGTCCATCCGACGCAGATCTACGAGTCGGCGCTCTCGCTCCTCGTCGCGGTGGTGTGTCTCTACGTCGTGCTCCCGCGGAAGCGCTACGACGGGCAGGTCTTCGCGGCGTCGCTCGTGCTCTACGCTTGCGCTCGCTTCGCGTGCGAGGTGCTGCGGCGCGACGATCGCGGCGGCTTCCTCGGTCTCTCGACGTCGCAGCTCATCGGTCTCGGCCTCATCGCGGCGGCCGCGGTCATCCACGTCGTGCGTGGCAAGCGCGCGCGTGGGACGATTTCGCCCAGCGCGGCGACGTGA
- a CDS encoding DUF3341 domain-containing protein, with product MKRVVMGIVDTPLQADQAVRRLAESGISPRDVSVLYPDRHGDHDFGFEANTKAPEGALMGIGFGAMLGATLGLALSLAGLFPSLRAVGELGPLLAALAGAAVGGFVVGVAGAMLGATVPEIEAKYYEGKSTIGSILVAVHIRSANDADVVRAVLDSVIATDIVTTSEAALPQARA from the coding sequence ATGAAGCGCGTCGTCATGGGCATCGTCGACACTCCTCTTCAGGCCGACCAGGCCGTGCGGCGGCTCGCCGAGTCGGGCATCTCGCCGCGGGACGTCTCCGTCCTCTATCCCGACCGTCACGGCGATCACGACTTCGGCTTCGAGGCGAACACCAAGGCGCCGGAAGGCGCGCTCATGGGCATCGGCTTCGGCGCGATGCTCGGCGCGACGCTCGGCCTCGCCCTCTCGCTCGCCGGCCTCTTCCCTTCGCTGCGCGCGGTCGGCGAGCTCGGGCCCCTCCTCGCCGCGCTCGCCGGCGCCGCGGTCGGCGGCTTCGTCGTCGGCGTCGCCGGCGCGATGCTCGGCGCGACCGTCCCCGAGATCGAGGCCAAGTACTACGAGGGCAAGAGCACCATCGGCAGCATCCTCGTCGCCGTCCACATCCGCAGCGCCAACGACGCCGACGTCGTCCGCGCCGTCCTCGACAGCGTCATCGCCACCGACATCGTCACGACCTCGGAGGCCGCCCTCCCGCAAGCCCGCGCCTGA
- a CDS encoding polysaccharide deacetylase family protein yields MVSRRLLALLLVASSGCIAVAGCSAETDDDTATDDGADDGIPGDGSSEDEVVGERQLNGSELPAKTVSLTFDDGPGPRTQELAEYLASEGIPAAFFINGKNAPGRQKALQAIVDNGHELANHTHNHLQLTSQSSAKVVAEVQLTDDVIKQYQPRGPWFIRAPFGAWNGSVARSINNSAMSKYVGSIFWNEGGALTSNAAADWDCWGKGVSVQRCGDLYLQEIKRNGKGIVLFHDIHGKTVDMMKQVVVPGLKAAGFKFARLQDVPSIKRAMGAAGGPPAAANECASATLGRNVKENVCVQSRTDEKWYRCVDGEWARSEAGDARCTARHPL; encoded by the coding sequence ATGGTCTCTCGTCGTCTCCTCGCCCTGCTCCTCGTCGCTTCTTCTGGCTGCATCGCGGTCGCTGGCTGCTCCGCGGAGACCGACGACGACACGGCGACGGACGACGGCGCCGACGACGGCATCCCGGGCGACGGGTCCTCGGAAGACGAGGTCGTCGGCGAGCGCCAGCTGAACGGCTCGGAGCTCCCGGCGAAGACCGTGTCGCTCACGTTCGACGACGGCCCCGGGCCGCGCACGCAGGAGCTCGCCGAGTACCTCGCGTCGGAGGGGATCCCCGCCGCCTTCTTCATCAACGGCAAGAACGCGCCGGGCCGCCAGAAGGCGCTCCAGGCGATCGTCGACAACGGCCACGAGCTCGCGAACCACACGCACAACCATCTCCAGCTCACCTCGCAGTCGAGCGCCAAGGTCGTCGCCGAGGTCCAGCTCACCGACGACGTCATCAAGCAGTACCAGCCGCGCGGTCCGTGGTTCATCCGCGCTCCGTTCGGTGCGTGGAACGGCAGCGTCGCGCGCTCGATCAACAACAGCGCGATGAGCAAGTACGTCGGCTCGATCTTCTGGAACGAGGGCGGCGCGCTCACCTCGAACGCGGCGGCCGACTGGGACTGCTGGGGCAAGGGCGTCAGCGTCCAGCGCTGCGGCGACCTCTACCTCCAGGAGATCAAGCGCAACGGGAAGGGCATCGTCCTCTTCCACGACATCCACGGCAAGACGGTCGACATGATGAAGCAGGTCGTCGTCCCCGGCCTCAAGGCCGCGGGCTTCAAGTTCGCGCGGCTCCAGGACGTGCCGTCGATCAAGCGCGCGATGGGCGCCGCCGGCGGCCCGCCCGCGGCGGCCAACGAGTGCGCGAGCGCCACGCTCGGCCGCAACGTGAAGGAGAACGTCTGCGTGCAGTCGCGCACGGACGAGAAGTGGTACCGCTGCGTGGACGGCGAGTGGGCGCGCTCCGAGGCCGGCGACGCGCGCTGCACCGCCCGCCACCCGCTCTGA
- a CDS encoding VOC family protein — protein MSEPAAHTHHAIDYIEITVTDVAAAKQFYGEAFGWTFNDYGPGYAGIRGETREQGGLAQGEKPARGGPLVVLFSRDLDATLTAVKSAGGAIVKEPFAFPGGRRFQFTDPSGNELAVWAER, from the coding sequence ATGTCCGAGCCCGCCGCCCACACGCACCACGCGATCGACTACATCGAGATCACCGTCACCGACGTCGCCGCCGCGAAGCAGTTCTACGGCGAAGCCTTCGGCTGGACGTTCAACGACTACGGCCCCGGCTACGCCGGCATCCGCGGCGAGACGCGCGAGCAAGGCGGCCTCGCGCAAGGCGAAAAGCCGGCGCGCGGGGGCCCGCTCGTCGTCCTCTTCTCGCGCGACCTCGACGCGACGCTCACGGCGGTGAAGAGCGCGGGCGGCGCGATCGTGAAGGAGCCGTTCGCGTTCCCCGGCGGCCGGCGCTTCCAGTTCACCGATCCGAGCGGCAACGAGCTCGCGGTCTGGGCCGAGCGCTAG
- a CDS encoding proprotein convertase P-domain-containing protein, whose product MMQKAAGFAILVLSGLVACTAAPAGEDADTDVDEAAAATGPGSIAGKGKGGKDDGATCDEPKPEQCSGGGDEDCDGLVDCADPDCSGVGSCPVCGEVDKPEATPLALPDGNDGEGVPYESKLKFKGFDPDKTIASEKDLVKICVTMEHSWLRDLEIKLISPDGKEAILTDFRGRQGNGLSMGEPNRLDDKARPVAGKGAEYCWSADAPNPAMLDSEAAKHKILPKSLAPGSYRPAKSLDSLVGSELNGEWTLRVTDRWSEDNGFIFGWSISFDPSLVANCTAPLVESDVK is encoded by the coding sequence GTGATGCAAAAGGCCGCCGGCTTCGCGATCCTCGTCCTCTCCGGGCTCGTCGCCTGCACCGCCGCACCGGCCGGCGAAGACGCCGACACCGACGTGGACGAAGCGGCGGCCGCGACGGGCCCCGGCTCCATCGCCGGCAAAGGCAAAGGCGGCAAGGACGACGGCGCGACCTGCGACGAGCCGAAGCCCGAGCAGTGCTCCGGCGGCGGCGACGAGGACTGCGACGGCCTCGTCGACTGCGCCGATCCCGACTGCTCCGGCGTCGGCAGCTGTCCGGTCTGCGGCGAGGTCGACAAACCCGAGGCGACGCCGCTCGCGCTCCCGGACGGCAACGACGGCGAGGGCGTGCCCTACGAGTCGAAGCTGAAGTTCAAGGGCTTCGACCCGGACAAGACGATCGCGTCGGAGAAGGACCTCGTGAAGATCTGCGTGACGATGGAGCACTCCTGGCTCCGCGACCTCGAGATCAAGCTGATCAGCCCCGACGGCAAGGAGGCGATCCTCACCGACTTCCGCGGCCGGCAGGGCAACGGCCTCTCGATGGGCGAGCCGAACAGGCTCGACGACAAGGCGCGCCCGGTCGCGGGCAAGGGCGCGGAGTACTGCTGGTCCGCCGACGCGCCGAACCCCGCGATGCTCGACTCGGAGGCGGCGAAGCACAAGATCCTCCCGAAGTCGCTCGCGCCGGGGAGCTACCGCCCTGCGAAGTCGCTCGACTCGCTCGTCGGCAGCGAGCTGAACGGCGAATGGACGCTCCGCGTCACCGACCGCTGGTCGGAGGACAACGGGTTCATCTTCGGATGGTCGATCTCGTTCGACCCGTCGCTCGTCGCCAACTGCACCGCGCCGCTCGTCGAGAGCGACGTGAAGTGA
- a CDS encoding proprotein convertase P-domain-containing protein, whose protein sequence is MRKTACGLLVLGFLLACGSSAEDDGAGAGGKSTPNIGGVTPGAGCKADTKEACGNGKDDDCDGLVDCADPDCSGVGSCPVCGAVERPEATPLPLPDGNDGEGVPYEGTLNFTGFGVGQVTKGADLVKICVTMEHSWLRDLEIKVISPSGKEVILSDFRGRDGTQIRMGTPNMDDLVDQPIAGTGAEYCWAPDAPNPPMLDSEDAKPSLETYYKTMTPGTYRPVTSMDALVGSDLNGKWTIRVTDRWSLDNGFIFGWSIAFKPELVKDCSVPIADLGVK, encoded by the coding sequence ATGCGGAAGACGGCGTGTGGCCTGCTCGTCCTCGGCTTCCTCCTCGCGTGCGGCTCCTCCGCGGAGGACGACGGCGCCGGCGCGGGCGGGAAGAGCACGCCGAACATCGGCGGCGTCACGCCCGGCGCCGGATGCAAGGCCGACACGAAGGAGGCGTGCGGAAACGGCAAAGACGACGATTGCGACGGACTCGTCGATTGCGCCGATCCCGATTGCTCCGGCGTCGGGAGCTGCCCGGTGTGCGGCGCGGTCGAGCGCCCCGAGGCGACGCCGCTCCCCCTCCCCGACGGCAACGACGGCGAAGGTGTGCCCTACGAGGGGACGCTGAACTTCACCGGCTTCGGCGTCGGCCAGGTGACGAAGGGCGCCGACCTCGTGAAGATCTGCGTGACGATGGAGCACTCGTGGCTCCGCGATCTCGAGATCAAGGTCATCAGCCCCTCCGGTAAGGAGGTCATCCTCTCGGACTTCCGCGGCCGTGACGGCACGCAGATCCGGATGGGCACGCCGAACATGGACGACCTCGTCGACCAGCCGATCGCGGGGACCGGCGCGGAGTACTGCTGGGCGCCCGACGCGCCGAACCCGCCGATGCTCGACTCCGAGGACGCGAAGCCCTCGCTCGAGACCTACTACAAGACGATGACGCCCGGCACGTACCGCCCGGTGACCTCGATGGACGCCCTCGTCGGCAGCGATTTGAACGGCAAATGGACCATCCGCGTGACCGATCGGTGGTCGCTCGACAACGGCTTCATCTTCGGCTGGTCGATCGCCTTCAAGCCCGAGCTCGTGAAGGACTGCTCCGTCCCGATCGCCGACCTCGGCGTGAAGTAG
- a CDS encoding site-2 protease family protein, with product MANLVLAIFGISLLMIVHEAGHYVFARLAGMRVTTFSIGFGPALWKHKPKGSPTTFQLCLVPFLAYVRIAGMGAVEEESDPKDPGLYENKSLRARALTILGGPLANYAFASVAIFALGLAGWPETQVTSPMIVDAVVEPAASAGVRAGDVVVEAAGTPVHDVRDLAKVTSTRAGIETPYVVERNGERLAPIVIVPREANGRGVIGISAKTTTTTRRLGVGEAAKLAVVMPAAVTAQNVAGFAHLAKTRSTEGVTGPVGMTKEVAAQVARGPYAFVLVLVAISIALGFFNLLPFPFLDGGRLMFLAFELIAGRRPNRTGEALVHAAGMLILLGIAALVTWRDITG from the coding sequence ATGGCCAACCTCGTCCTTGCGATCTTCGGGATTTCTTTGCTGATGATCGTGCACGAGGCCGGGCACTACGTCTTCGCGCGCCTCGCCGGGATGCGCGTCACGACCTTCAGCATCGGGTTCGGGCCCGCGCTCTGGAAGCACAAGCCGAAGGGGAGCCCCACCACGTTCCAGCTCTGCCTCGTCCCCTTCCTCGCCTACGTGCGGATCGCGGGGATGGGCGCGGTGGAAGAGGAGAGCGACCCGAAGGATCCGGGGCTCTACGAGAACAAGAGCCTCCGCGCCCGCGCGCTGACGATCCTCGGCGGCCCGCTCGCGAACTACGCGTTCGCGTCGGTCGCGATCTTCGCGCTCGGCCTCGCCGGGTGGCCCGAGACGCAGGTGACGTCGCCGATGATCGTCGACGCCGTCGTCGAGCCGGCCGCGAGCGCCGGCGTCCGCGCCGGCGACGTCGTCGTCGAGGCGGCGGGGACGCCGGTGCACGACGTCCGCGACCTCGCGAAGGTGACGAGCACGCGCGCGGGGATCGAGACGCCGTACGTCGTCGAGCGGAACGGCGAGCGCCTCGCGCCGATCGTCATCGTCCCCCGCGAAGCGAACGGCCGGGGCGTCATCGGGATCAGCGCGAAGACGACGACCACCACGCGTCGGCTCGGCGTGGGGGAAGCGGCCAAGCTCGCGGTCGTGATGCCCGCCGCGGTGACGGCGCAGAACGTCGCCGGCTTCGCGCACCTCGCGAAGACGCGATCGACCGAGGGCGTGACCGGACCGGTGGGGATGACGAAGGAGGTCGCGGCGCAGGTGGCGCGCGGGCCGTACGCGTTCGTGCTCGTGCTCGTCGCGATCTCGATCGCGCTCGGCTTCTTCAACCTCCTCCCCTTCCCGTTCCTCGACGGCGGGCGGCTCATGTTCCTCGCGTTCGAGCTCATCGCGGGACGCAGGCCCAACCGCACCGGCGAGGCGCTGGTTCACGCGGCGGGGATGCTCATCCTGCTCGGCATCGCCGCGTTGGTGACCTGGCGCGACATCACGGGATGA
- a CDS encoding serine/threonine protein kinase: MRGDTIAGRYRVERLLGVGSSGFVVAARHVRLDRRVALKVLTTLTTAQGKAVLAVAHRVAALRSANVARVVDTGLTEEGYPFIASSLAEGRTLAELLAEHGSLPAREAVSLVLQACIGLADAHAADVVHGDLKPQNLLLTKGGVLEVLDFGMMQPLESEEGSAAWFASPAYLAPEQLRDPEVDARADVWALGVILHQLIAGKLPFDAETIAGMFVAVAYHEPALLAAPDVPYELAKIVRACLAKDPAGRPPTVRALARDLAPFGDVRPTLPSAQAPAPAPAPAPRGNAAPSVAPQLAMAVSLDDASADVRVGDDARDGAEESLASSDVLPFDTVTRMVAAVKRAASGPPPLPGHHLGATSLPNLGADLSKMHTHAKGWLAKRLRAATKPLAARADAEGGWRAERAASKPADAKGGWLRAARPKGSGLVERLRAATTPADMRSEAERSFQRRRWGAIGVVAGAGVLFVVSLFAPSPAAPPAAAAAAAATLEPVESLIVERPLRFGTSTFVPPSFALPEREERVAAPPAGPFKAAVIPPPPPPPGPRSAPPRPRLSVRDDPYAPPRPAATTRTNANGFTHPARLPERGRSRTF; this comes from the coding sequence ATGCGAGGCGACACGATCGCCGGGCGCTACCGCGTCGAGCGGCTGCTCGGGGTGGGGAGCTCGGGCTTCGTGGTCGCGGCGCGGCACGTCCGGCTCGATCGTCGCGTCGCGCTGAAGGTCCTCACCACGCTGACGACGGCGCAGGGCAAGGCGGTGCTCGCGGTCGCGCATCGCGTCGCCGCGCTGAGGAGCGCGAACGTCGCGCGCGTCGTCGACACGGGGCTCACGGAGGAGGGGTATCCCTTCATCGCGTCGTCGCTCGCGGAGGGCCGCACGCTCGCGGAGCTCCTCGCCGAGCACGGCTCCCTGCCGGCGCGTGAAGCGGTGAGCCTCGTGCTGCAAGCGTGCATCGGCCTCGCGGACGCGCACGCCGCCGACGTCGTGCATGGAGACTTGAAGCCGCAGAACCTCCTCCTCACGAAGGGTGGCGTCCTCGAGGTGCTCGACTTCGGGATGATGCAGCCGCTCGAGAGCGAGGAGGGCTCGGCGGCGTGGTTCGCGTCGCCGGCGTACCTCGCGCCGGAGCAGCTCCGCGATCCGGAGGTCGACGCGCGCGCGGACGTCTGGGCGCTCGGCGTCATCTTGCACCAGCTCATCGCAGGCAAGCTCCCGTTCGACGCAGAGACGATCGCAGGGATGTTCGTCGCGGTCGCGTACCACGAGCCCGCGCTCCTCGCCGCGCCGGACGTTCCGTACGAGCTCGCGAAGATCGTCCGCGCCTGCCTCGCGAAGGATCCGGCAGGCCGCCCGCCGACCGTGCGCGCGCTCGCGCGTGACCTCGCGCCGTTCGGCGACGTACGCCCGACGCTTCCGAGCGCGCAGGCGCCCGCACCCGCGCCCGCTCCGGCTCCGCGCGGGAACGCCGCGCCCTCGGTCGCGCCGCAGCTCGCGATGGCGGTGTCGCTCGATGACGCTTCAGCTGACGTTCGGGTTGGGGATGACGCGCGGGACGGCGCCGAGGAGTCGCTCGCGTCGAGCGACGTGCTTCCGTTCGACACGGTGACGCGGATGGTGGCGGCGGTGAAGCGGGCGGCGAGCGGCCCCCCTCCCCTCCCCGGCCACCACCTCGGTGCAACGTCGCTCCCCAACCTCGGAGCCGACCTCAGCAAGATGCACACGCACGCCAAGGGCTGGCTCGCAAAGCGGCTGCGGGCGGCGACGAAGCCGCTGGCTGCGCGCGCGGACGCAGAGGGCGGCTGGCGCGCGGAGCGGGCGGCGTCGAAGCCGGCGGACGCGAAGGGCGGTTGGCTGCGGGCGGCGCGGCCGAAGGGCAGCGGGCTCGTGGAGCGGCTGCGGGCGGCGACGACGCCGGCGGACATGCGCTCGGAGGCGGAGCGGAGCTTTCAGCGACGGCGCTGGGGTGCGATCGGCGTCGTGGCGGGGGCGGGCGTGCTCTTCGTCGTGAGCCTCTTCGCGCCGTCTCCTGCTGCGCCGCCCGCTGCGGCGGCTGCCGCTGCGGCGACGCTCGAGCCGGTGGAGAGCCTGATCGTCGAGCGGCCGCTGAGGTTCGGGACGTCGACGTTCGTACCGCCGAGCTTCGCGTTGCCAGAGCGGGAGGAGAGGGTGGCGGCGCCGCCGGCGGGCCCCTTCAAGGCCGCGGTGATCCCGCCGCCACCACCGCCTCCCGGCCCGCGCAGCGCTCCGCCGCGCCCGCGCTTGTCGGTCCGCGACGATCCGTACGCCCCACCCCGACCGGCAGCGACGACGCGAACGAACGCGAATGGTTTCACGCATCCGGCGCGGCTCCCGGAGCGGGGGCGTTCGCGAACGTTTTGA